The Chanodichthys erythropterus isolate Z2021 chromosome 1, ASM2448905v1, whole genome shotgun sequence genome segment CTgtagctttaaagggttagttcacccaaaaatcgtcttcggaacacaagtgAAGATTTTTTTGGAGAAATCtcagatttctgtccctccacagctatgcaactgactttgatgcttcaaaaagttcattaagAGAtcttaaaactaatccatatgaattgagtggtttagtccaaattttttgaagagacttgatctgtttatatgatgaacagattgaatttaggcttttattcacatataaactttgatcagtgaacataaacagaaactcaaccgaacctgcttgacgCTTGAGACCAAacctcttgcagaagctcaaacgtgctgcataacatgtgaatgaacctcattggttcttgaggaagctcaaatgtgctgtgtgacacacgagaatgaacctcattggttctcgcatgtcaagcgaacatgcttgagcttctgtttttctgtttacCAACTGATGTgcgagttgatgaatgtttatatgtgaataaaagcctaaattcaatctgttcatcatataaagcaattgagtttcttcagaaaatttggactaaaccactcaattcatatggattatttttacgatctctttatgaactttttgaagcatcaaagtgtcagttgtgtagctgtctatggaaagacagaaaacactcatgtttcattaaaaaaatcttcatttgtgttccaaagatgaacgaaagtcttactgatttggaacgacatgaaggtgtaaatgatgacagaattttcatttttgggtgaactattcctttaagtcaTATATATGTGATGATGTGATGTTATGATTTTCTTACCGTTTTGCATGTGAAAACATCTGGTGCCGTTCACACTGTCGTTCATCGGGACGGGGCGTGTTGCTAAATGTTGGATACTGAATAAGTGTTTTCTTTATATATGGACGGTCATATATTATTGTGCTCATGGTTGTGATGGTAATTTCTTGATTTttgatgatgattttttttaatgacctgCTTTTGCTGCTCCATAAGTGGTCTTGGTCAACTTGGTAGAAAGAATTGCACTGTGCACGTGAAAGTATGTATAGATAATAAACGTCAAGCCGTCGACATGCACATAACTGTGCTCTGTTAAACACTAGCATCTAGGATGATATAAAAGGTCTTTCTCTGGTTCTTTTCAGAACACTCCAGAATCCTCATGGCTGACGGAGCTGCTGTGGACCTTTTTTGTACCGTTCACAGTGTACCATGTAAGGTACTACATATTACAGTCTCTCCTTTGTCCAGTGgcagtattttaaatgtacaatcCTCTATTGCTGCTCTCGACAGGCCAGAACTGGTAATACAATAATGAAGCTTTTCAGTATTTAATAGCTTCAGGAGTCTTGCGTATGAAGCTTATAAGACCAACAGTTTCAGGTTTAGTCCTGAATTTTTGTGCATAATTACTTGCCTGTTGCTAAGTATTGTACTTTTATTACTGTCActattaaatatttgaatagtttttagttgttttttttttaaattttgacattttgaagTAGATACTAATGTTTAATGGTAATTATTGAGTGAATAAAGGAAGAATCAGAAGcatgaatgcatgaataaaCTTTCTTTCTCACTCTTGCTAAGTATCTCTGTACAAAAATGTTAGGTGTGATTGTTTTGAAATGCTCTCAACCAGATGGCTTCCACCGCTGTCGAAAGAAGATGACGAATCTCATCAAGAATTTGCCAGCAAAGTCCAAGGGGTAaaacttttttccttttttgttgttttgttcatTGTACAgttgctcttttttttctttctttaaaactTACCATACTTTCTGATAAGTATGTTTGCATGTGCAGCGATTATAGTCCAATTGTAGCCTGAATAATGTGTAAACATGCTGGACAAAATggagaaaatcagcatattagaatgatttctgaaggatcatgtgacactgaagattggagtaatgatgttgaaaattcagctttgcatcacaggaataaattttaaaatggattcaaatagaaaaggttattttacattgtaaactCAACTTTGGTGATCATAGACTTTTGATTGGTAGTGTTAGTCTGACTTACAAAAACTGGGCTGGTATGATTTCAGTCAACTAGAGCATCTAATGTGCATGTAAATGCATATACCGATCTTCTGCTTATAGCCTGTTGAAAGTTTGTAAGTCATGCTTCTGTAGAAATGAATGCTCTGTGAAATGCCTTGAAATGAAATGGATTTGAATCCATTTTCCAGTAATGTCATACTTGGTTGGATTaccattaaaaacatgttcaaaCAAACCATTATCTTATTGTCCCCTGACATGGCTTTTCATTTGCCTAACCTTCAGATCTATTTCTTGCCCATTTCAAAGCTTTGACTTGTTTCGGTGTGCCGTTTGATGTAATGTCCATTGTGTCCCTCCTTCAGTTGCTGGCCACCGAGCTGGGCGTGATCTCCACACAGATCACTAAAGCAGACAAAGCCGAACACATCAAAAGGAAAAGACACATTGCCTCTCAGACTGCACTTTCAAGTAAGAACGGATTCAATGGTGAGAAATGAAATTATGATGTATCTATACATAAAGTTAGATAACTGGATCAATATAGATGTATTTTGTCTTCTAGTGTAACATGAAACTATATTTTTGTCAGATTTGGGTGCCAGACCTCGCACAGTGGCGCAGGGTTTCCTGGGCACAAGTGCAGGGGCCGAAGACTCACGAGTGGCACGTATGGTGCAGCAGGTGAAAGAGGTGCTGCCTGACGTCCCGTTATCGGTCATCACCAGAGACCTGTGTATGTCATCCTTCCATAATGCTTTGCAGTATGCATTTAGTCGTTACCATGAAATCCACTGAAATATTCATTCAGACTAGCTTATGTACTCTTATGTTGCTCCGCTGTATCTGTACTAATGCAAAGCTGATTTCTTGGGTGTAAACAATTCAGTTTCAGCCATTATGGAtttggttaaagggatagttcaaccaaaaatgatcACCTTATCTTCAGGCcattcaagatgtaggtgactttttttcttgagtaGAATagtaaagaagatttttagctgaaaccatGGTCCTTAGTGATTCATATAATGGATGTCAATGGCCATCACTTTGGGAGTCAAAATCATATACaggcaaaacaaaatgaataccCATGGCTCCTGATGATACATTGCGGTCTTAAGGGGATGACAcacagggcaactttttgagtgatgttgcttgggcacttttcCCATTGATAATGGGCAATCTTAAGATACTTTGCAATCTTTGGataaattagatttaatttagaCAATTTAAATTTGTTGACCATTTTCAATGGGAAACTGCCCAAGTAAAATTGCCCGGAAACATTGCTCAAAAGGTTGCCCCGTGTTTCATCACCTTTATGAAGCGAAATGATTATATGAATCACCAAGGACCatggtttcagctaaaaatctttactgttcttttgaagaaaaaaagactcCTACACCTTGGatggcctgagggtgagtaagttaacagcaaattttcatttttggatgaactatccctttaagtaaccCCTTTCTTTTGTCTCTGTACAGTACAGACCAACTGTGTGGACACAACCATAACCAACCTGCTGGAGCATACTGACCACTTCAACTCGGAGGCTGCTGCGAGCACACCTTCAGCTCCAGCCAAACCAGCAGCTTCTTCCACCCCGTCTGTAATGGCATCCACACCCAATTTAAAGGTACCAGTGACTCTCACATCACTCACTGAAATGATGCAGGAGCAAATTAATCTGTTTTTTAGCCAAAGTTCtcaaatgaatcattcttttAAGCGGGTAACGGGTCAAGTCGGTTCACGGAATCTAACTGAATCGAACTTCAGTTCTGTACAgtacagtttttttcttttttgtatttatttcaacaaatgacaaccaaaatcaaacctACTGAAGCTCatgaacagttttgaagtggctgCATGCAAGTTATGCTCATTCACAAGCCGTGAGAATCATACTcgaaaatgtaatgttaattattaaaccaaaataaatacaaaactttcaaaaacactcagctGTGATTAGTTTATTGAGTGATAGGCAGTGGGTTTAATCATTGATATTATTAGATTTGCTATACAGCGTCTTCCCATCACCTTCTCAACATGTTTCCCTTGGTGTTTTTACACGTAGAAAAGACAGTTTTTTTTCCCTGAACGATGATGTCAGTCCTATTGCAATTCTCGATTCAACAATAATAAACTTCACAAGCAGAAAGGCAGCACTATATAAACAAACCAGACTAGAACTtgtgacggcagcttcacattctctatatcTACTGCCTCGATGGCAGgaaagtctttcaattcagtggaaaaatCACTCCTTCATAACTCAAGGAtcacgtccaacatatgttgtgattttctgtttatacctttctaaacctGCACAGTAcggacttttctccatctcttccattctaatttttgCCTCTTGCTGACAGGAAACGTGAAAATTTGAGTGAAGAAGAGACCGTTTAATTCTTGCCTTTATAGTCCAAAGTGGTCATTCAATATAAACTCGATAGTACAATCATTGGCGCTGCAAATTAGAACGTTAACCCAAGGTTAAGGAATATACAGTGTTAATtgttaaccccgggtaaattatgagcagtgtgaaatgtgaagcaagataacccaggattccgtttacccagggtttagaatgacccagggttaactatttcaagtgtgtaAAGCCCTAATAACCTGTCTGGACAGACTTATTGGCTCATTCGGTGCTACTTTGGATATGCATTTTGCACCATCAACCCAGAACTAAAGTTCGATTATATGAACCGATCATTTACCGGCTTAAAAGAAGGATTCGTTAAAAATCGAGCACCGAATGAGCCAATAAGTCTGTCCAGACAGGTTATTAGGGCTTtacacacttgaaatagttaaccctgggtcattcacATCAACAATTAACAAGACCATTTATGATTTATtgcacacaatttataaatcaaatTTGCAATAGTCTTCAATGCACCACAAAAACAAGCTGTTTTGAGTTTGAGCTTGTCCTGTACAAACAGTACAATGGCCTCCTTCTTGCATGGCCTATATTAGTGAATTTATCTATAAATAGTAACTTTGAAGCCTTTTGTCTCACAggatatttatataaatatgtctgTGTATTCATTCAACAGCCATCTGCCATATCTTTTGGGAGATCACCCATAGACAGACACATGACTCTACAGGAGAGAAAAGAAGCCTTATATGAATATGCAAGAAGgtaattgttttaaaaagaCTAAAATGATGTTTGAAAATGTTGTTTGTCAGTGTCCACTAGGTTTATTGTATAATAAATGTATGTTGTACTCCaattcgtgtgtgtgtgtgtgtgtgtgtgtgtgttgagtaATCCGAATCTTTACTTTGTTTACCCCACCCGCAGACGATACATTGAAAAACATGGACTGAACAAAGATGATGATCTATGACTGTGGACAAAGACACACCTGAGGAATTGTTTAGGAAAGACAGCTGCTTAACACAAAATCCACATAGTCAAAGAGGAAATTATAGAGTTGACCCAGAAAGAAACAACATTTGTGTTCACCAAACATGCCGAGAGAAGACTGGATTTTTTcctttcttgtttttgtttctttgtaaaTCTTCTTGCATGGCAATCATGCAtgtctttttattatttctctCTGCaacagaaaacaattattttggtaAACAATTTGTATTAAGACCCAGTGACCTTGGCACACttcatattatttttataaggTCCTTGGGTAGAAAATAAGGGTTCAGAAACATATACCAGTGAACTAAAACAACTTGAGGTTTATTATGTGGTTAAGGATACATGTTGATGCAATATCagcttttaaagacattaaagaTCATTTAGAAATGCAAAGACTTGTGACTGTGTCTCTTGTACTACTTTATAGACTTAATGCATCATCGGAAATTTATGCATCTTATGAATATTTTTGTGAATGACAATAAAGTTGTCAGGGATtagatgtatttttttcaatagGTCCTACAGCATGTCTTACCTTCAGGGTTGGAGAGTAACGAAATACATGTAACTTAGTTactcaaattttgtattttaaatatgtatctatttcattacagttacattttaaatgggtggtaatcaaattacagttaCATCTGAAAAGTATTTTAGACTACCAAAGTGATTACTTtgaattttaatgtcatttaaacATTGTAAACTGTGGCAGgcaattaatgtaaacagcaatTGGTGATTCTCTGCCTCTGACAGTCTGCAAAAGCATCCTAAGCTATAGTTCAGCTTAAAGGTTTCTTACCCCTTGGCGAATTTTAATCattgtaacaaaataagagggatcataaaaattgcatgttatttttatttggtaCTGTGCTGAATAAGCCATTTCacataacagatgtttacataaactccacaagacaaaataactgaatttataaaaactgccccattcaaaaatgttacATACTCTTGAATCTTAATTATCCTGTCATTACtagatgatccacgactgttcaTGTTTTGCGATAGTTGTTTGTGAGTCCCTTGCAATtgtaaaaaaggtaattttgactttttatctcacaattctgactttttttctttcaaattcAAGTTTggatctcacaattctgacttttttttttctcaaaattgtgagatgcaCTCAcagttgcaagttataaagtcagaattgcatgattaaAAACTTGCCATTCTGACTTATGTCTCACAATttcgagtttaaatctcacaattacaatttcatgcaattcagacattttttaaaaaaaattatgagtttatctcacaattctgacttttctcaaaattctcaattttctcaatattgcgagtgtatatctcacaattatgattttacaacccttgcaactttatatcacataattctgagaaaaaagtcagaattgtgagataaaaactaGCAATTGccttgtttttatgttacatATTTATTAGTATTCCAAAACTTGGGTAATTAACAAAATACGTTACAAATTACTGtttaaagcatgtattttgtaatctgtagtgaaatacattttaaaagtgacctACCAGCCCCGCTTACCTTTACAAtgctaaaaataaatttatcaggaattttttttgaaaagatttATCTTCAGCTGAATGGTCAATACTCATGTACACAACAGTAATGCTCAGTGACTGGATTACATGTCTATACTCACAACTTTTTCTTAATTTACACAAAATTAGGTTCCTAGATATGGTTTAAACCTATCagaggttttatttatttttttatcactgTCATATAAATGAATTAGCACCTTGTAATGGTGATGGTAAACAAATGGAAGGGTTAAACTGTCTAAACCGCTTCAATTTGGTTTTAATTGTCCTCTACAAGTAAACAAGTTTTGGAAAATATCCCTGCAGCCCCTCCTTCTTCATAAATTTTTTTAGATAAGCGTTTTGAATGTCGAGAGCCGTTATAACCGCTCTTCTAGCCAATGGCCATAAAGCCTGCCTAGTGATGCCTCCGTCAGCATAAACCAATCATAAAAATGATTACACAAAGGGCCCAATGAGAGTGCTGGAAAGGGCGCATAGCAACCAATAAGAATGATGGAAATGTAGGTGATTTCTCCAGACTGAATAAGTAGGAGCACATCTCATTTTACGATCTCATTGTCAAGGCTTTTGAGTTAGAAGGCGTTAGTTTCAGTGATTTTGGGTTGTTaagcaaacaaaacaagcaaGAATGAGGGAGATTGTGCATTTACAGGCTGGACAGTGCGGCAACCAGATTGGTGCCAAGGTAAGAACTGAACTAatctatgtatttttaattgtaatattttaagtaAGTTACCTTTTGGGGGGAAGCTAAGTTAATCCTCGCGGCTTTTAGAACCGTAACGTTAATTGTGATAGTTTAAATGATTGTTGTTTCATAGTTAGTATTTCAAATAGGCTGACTTGTGGTGGTGggtttttttcttccttttaatCTTCAATAACGTACTTGCACGCAACAAGTTTTTAAATCTGATATTTTGAGTCATCAAATAAGAATCGACGAAAAATGACttgggatttttattttttttatttatttatttttttcttaaaccaTAAAATCAACACGATTTGAATGAAGTAATGGTGAAACAATGCGTTAGTTTTAGGGTGTTGGCCGCGCCGAACCGGCGTAGTGTCCGATTCGCACGCGAGTCGATTCTTTTATGCTGATTTGATTGAGCCGACTAGCTCGAGATTCGCTCCCCAACGGTTGCTATTCGAGTGTAGGGGAGTCGTGACGCATGCGAGTGGATGAAAATGAACCGTTCGAACGAATCGATTCACTTGGAAGAATCACGTGTCGTAATGTGGCCGGTTGTATCTGGTTCAGCTCATGGAAAAGTGCGGGAACGCTAATATCATGTCGCAGAAAACTCCCTGACCCCATGCAGAGACCGGATTTGAATCACTTCATATCATTGTGCAATACCCAAAGTTAAAATTCAGGACATTAGTGGTACTACGTCGCTGTTACTTTAAGCTCCCCGGTGGCGTAAAATGGCCCCGGTGACTTGGCAAACTCCATTTTACAATTGTGGAGTCCATGTAACGGGAAGCTCTGGCTATTCAATATTAGATTAACCTggtttttaatctttattttattttgccttTCATACAAATGCTCATGTCATGGTCCAAAAAAAAGTCAACTAAATTTGAATGGGAGAAATAAATGTGTCTTTTGACTGAGTCTGCTTTTGAATCCCTCTTATTTCAGTTCTGGGAAGTCATTAGTGATGAGCATGGAATTGACCCAACAGGCAGTTACCATGGCGACAGTGACCTTCAACTGGACAGAATTAACGTTTATTATAACGAAGCCTCAGGTGAGCAAAATTTAATGCCTTTTGTATTCTTTTACTTGACAAAGCTGTATTGTATATGTGCATTATATGGCATTTGATTTGTTCTGGACTTTGTAATTTCAGGTGGAAAGTATGTTCCACGTGCTGTACTGGTGGATTTGGAGCCTGGTACAATGGACTCTGTGAGGTCCGGTCCATTTGGTCAGATCTTCAGACCAGACAACTTTGTTTttggtaatttttatttatatgtacCAGAGTGATGGTTGGCAAAATTTGAATGGCAAATTGTGACCTGATATGGCTCTAGTTCTCTTTTGTGTAGAAGTAACTAAACTCCGAACCATGTTTTGTCATCCGATAGGCCAGAGTGGTGCTGGAAACAACTGGGCTAAGGGCCATTATACTGAAGGAGCTGAGCTGGTTGACTCAGTTTTGGATGTGGTTCGGAAAGAGGCGGAGAGCTGTGACTGTCTGCAGGGCTTCCAGCTCACTCACTCCTTGGGTGGAGGTACAGGGTCCGGTATGGGTACCCTCCTCATTAGCAAAATCCGTGAAGAGTACCCTGACCGTATCATGAACACCTTCAGTGTGGTGCCTTCTCCTAAAGTCTCAGACACAGTGGTAGAGCCCTACAATGCCACACTGTCTGTCCATCAGCTGGTGGAAAACACAGATGAGACCTACTGTATCGATAACGAAGCCCTTTATGACATCTGCTTCCGTACTCTCAAACTCACAACACCTACTTATGGTGACCTCAACCACCTCGTTTCTGCCACCATGAGCGGCGTCACTACCTGCCTGAGGTTCCCCGGTCAGTTGAACGCAGATCTTCGTAAACTGGCAGTGAACATGGTGCCCTTCCCCCGTCTGCACTTCTTCATGCCTGGCTTCGCTCCTCTGACCAGCAGAGGCAGCCAGCAGTACCGCGCCCTGACTGTTCCCGAGCTCACCCAGCAAATGTTCGACGCCAAAAACATGATGGCCGCCTGCGACCCCCGTCACGGCCGCTACCTGACCGTTGCAGCCGTATTCCGTGGCCGTATGTCCATGAAGGAGGTGGATGAGCAGATGCTCAATGTACAGAACAAGAACAGCAGCTACTTCGTAGAATGGATCCCCAACAACGTCAAGACCGCCGTCTGCGACATTCCACCTCGTGGTCTCAAAATGGCCGCCACCTTCATCGGCAACAGCACTGCCATCCAGGAGCTGTTCAAGAGAATTTCTGAGCAGTTCACGGCCATGTTCAGGCGCAAGGCTTTTCT includes the following:
- the aup1 gene encoding lipid droplet-regulating VLDL assembly factor AUP1 isoform X1 — protein: METRGIEQMFDFQRLPNDRFILLLLLLYSPVGLCLMLLRIFIGVHVFLVSCALPDSIVRRFIVRIMCSVLGLHVRQNSPRLRDKTARLYICNHVTHFDHNMINLLTSCNTPLLEGPVGFLCWARGFMELGQGIGSRTELTETLRRYCSSPNSLPLLLFPEEDTTNGRTGLLKFSSWPFSVSDSIQPVALLVKRPFIAVNTPESSWLTELLWTFFVPFTVYHVRWLPPLSKEDDESHQEFASKVQGLLATELGVISTQITKADKAEHIKRKRHIASQTALSSKNGFNDLGARPRTVAQGFLGTSAGAEDSRVARMVQQVKEVLPDVPLSVITRDLLQTNCVDTTITNLLEHTDHFNSEAAASTPSAPAKPAASSTPSVMASTPNLKPSAISFGRSPIDRHMTLQERKEALYEYARRRYIEKHGLNKDDDL
- the aup1 gene encoding lipid droplet-regulating VLDL assembly factor AUP1 isoform X3, whose protein sequence is MCSVLGLHVRQNSPRLRDKTARLYICNHVTHFDHNMINLLTSCNTPLLEGPVGFLCWARGFMELGQGIGSRTELTETLRRYCSSPNSLPLLLFPEEDTTNGRTGLLKFSSWPFSVSDSIQPVALLVKRPFIAVNTPESSWLTELLWTFFVPFTVYHVRWLPPLSKEDDESHQEFASKVQGLLATELGVISTQITKADKAEHIKRKRHIASQTALSSKNGFNDLGARPRTVAQGFLGTSAGAEDSRVARMVQQVKEVLPDVPLSVITRDLLQTNCVDTTITNLLEHTDHFNSEAAASTPSAPAKPAASSTPSVMASTPNLKPSAISFGRSPIDRHMTLQERKEALYEYARRRYIEKHGLNKDDDL
- the aup1 gene encoding lipid droplet-regulating VLDL assembly factor AUP1 isoform X2, which produces METRGIEQMFDFQRLPNDRFILLLLLLYSPVGLCLMLLRIFIGVHVFLVSCALPDSIVRRFIVRIMCSVLGLHVRQNSPRLRDKTARLYICNHVTHFDHNMINLLTSCNTPLLEGPVGFLCWARGFMELGQGIGSRTELTETLRRYCSSPNSLPLLLFPEEDTTNGRTGLLKFSSWPFSVSDSIQPVALLVKRPFIAVNTPESSWLTELLWTFFVPFTVYHVRWLPPLSKEDDESHQEFASKVQGLLATELGVISTQITKADKAEHIKRKRHIASQTALSNLGARPRTVAQGFLGTSAGAEDSRVARMVQQVKEVLPDVPLSVITRDLLQTNCVDTTITNLLEHTDHFNSEAAASTPSAPAKPAASSTPSVMASTPNLKPSAISFGRSPIDRHMTLQERKEALYEYARRRYIEKHGLNKDDDL
- the tubb4b gene encoding tubulin beta-4b chain; this translates as MREIVHLQAGQCGNQIGAKFWEVISDEHGIDPTGSYHGDSDLQLDRINVYYNEASGGKYVPRAVLVDLEPGTMDSVRSGPFGQIFRPDNFVFGQSGAGNNWAKGHYTEGAELVDSVLDVVRKEAESCDCLQGFQLTHSLGGGTGSGMGTLLISKIREEYPDRIMNTFSVVPSPKVSDTVVEPYNATLSVHQLVENTDETYCIDNEALYDICFRTLKLTTPTYGDLNHLVSATMSGVTTCLRFPGQLNADLRKLAVNMVPFPRLHFFMPGFAPLTSRGSQQYRALTVPELTQQMFDAKNMMAACDPRHGRYLTVAAVFRGRMSMKEVDEQMLNVQNKNSSYFVEWIPNNVKTAVCDIPPRGLKMAATFIGNSTAIQELFKRISEQFTAMFRRKAFLHWYTGEGMDEMEFTEAESNMNDLVSEYQQYQDATAEEEGEFEEEGEEELA